From Candidatus Methylomirabilota bacterium, the proteins below share one genomic window:
- a CDS encoding LysE family translocator: MIVLPEWSSLGLFVIAALVLLVTPGPAVLYIVTRSIDQGRRAGLVSVAGVHVGTLAHIVAAAVGLSALLAASTTAFSIVKYLGAAYLIYIGVRRLLERRAPTASGPGQPTRLRRAFLDGVIVNVLNPKTGLFFLAFLPQFVTVPRGHVGEQIVWLGVVFVLLGMITDSLYALTAGSAARWLRGRPGFLSGERWLSGGLYIGLGVVAALSSGHRK; encoded by the coding sequence ATGATCGTGCTACCGGAGTGGTCGAGCCTCGGCCTGTTCGTGATCGCGGCGCTGGTGCTGCTGGTGACGCCGGGTCCCGCGGTGCTCTACATCGTGACCCGCAGCATCGACCAGGGCCGCCGCGCCGGGCTGGTCTCCGTCGCCGGCGTCCACGTGGGGACCCTCGCGCACATCGTCGCGGCGGCGGTGGGCCTCTCCGCGCTGCTCGCCGCCTCGACCACCGCGTTCAGCATCGTGAAGTACCTGGGCGCCGCCTATCTCATCTACATCGGGGTGCGGCGGCTGCTCGAGCGGCGCGCGCCCACCGCCTCCGGGCCCGGCCAGCCGACGCGCTTGCGGCGCGCGTTCCTCGACGGCGTGATCGTCAACGTCTTGAACCCCAAGACCGGCCTGTTCTTCCTGGCGTTCCTGCCCCAGTTCGTGACCGTGCCCCGCGGGCACGTGGGCGAGCAGATCGTCTGGCTGGGCGTGGTCTTCGTGCTGCTCGGGATGATCACCGACTCGCTCTACGCCCTGACCGCGGGCTCCGCGGCCCGGTGGCTGCGCGGCCGGCCCGGCTTCCTGTCGGGCGAGCGCTGGCTCTCGGGCGGCCTCTACATCGGCCTCGGGGTGGTCGCCGCCTTGTCGAGCGGCCACCGGAAGTAG